The proteins below are encoded in one region of Tomitella fengzijianii:
- a CDS encoding helix-turn-helix transcriptional regulator encodes MTPAPTAPAAEPHVSAEAGTRAEVVRLLLEDGPLSATEIGSRLGLSAAGARRHIEALVEQGEAMVASGAGAHRRGPGRPAKQFQLTAAGRAGLGHAYDDLAGDAIRALRELGGEDAVAEFARRRVRSIVRGVTAADDGLPVAAEDAAGQNHAPSGSPDADERIAATADAIAEAMSGAGYVANTRRVGNGVQICQHHCPVAHVAAEFPEFCEAEQEAFRDLLGTHIQQLATIANGDAVCTTHVPLGLPPDAGGRTAPSGPPPQGGTRPRPG; translated from the coding sequence ATGACGCCTGCGCCGACGGCGCCCGCCGCGGAGCCGCACGTTTCCGCGGAGGCGGGCACGCGCGCCGAGGTGGTGCGGCTGCTCCTGGAGGACGGCCCGCTGTCCGCCACCGAGATCGGCTCGCGGCTGGGCCTCAGCGCGGCGGGTGCACGTCGGCACATCGAGGCGCTGGTGGAGCAGGGCGAGGCGATGGTGGCCAGCGGTGCGGGCGCGCACCGGCGCGGCCCCGGGCGCCCGGCCAAGCAGTTCCAGCTGACCGCCGCCGGGCGTGCGGGCCTGGGCCACGCTTACGACGATCTCGCCGGCGACGCCATCCGGGCGTTGCGCGAGCTCGGCGGCGAGGACGCGGTGGCCGAGTTCGCGCGCAGGCGCGTCCGCTCGATCGTCCGCGGCGTCACCGCGGCGGACGACGGCCTCCCCGTGGCAGCCGAAGACGCCGCCGGGCAGAACCACGCGCCGTCCGGTTCCCCGGACGCGGACGAACGCATCGCGGCAACGGCCGACGCCATCGCCGAGGCCATGTCCGGCGCCGGATACGTGGCCAACACCAGGCGGGTGGGCAACGGCGTGCAGATCTGCCAGCACCACTGCCCGGTGGCGCACGTCGCGGCCGAGTTCCCCGAGTTCTGCGAGGCCGAGCAGGAGGCGTTCCGCGATCTCCTCGGCACCCATATCCAGCAGCTCGCCACCATCGCCAACGGCGACGCGGTCTGCACCACGCACGTCCCGCTGGGGCTCCCGCCGGACGCGGGCGGGCGAACGGCCCCCTCCGGCCCGCCGCCGCAGGGCGGGACGCGTCCGCGCCCAGGATGA
- the sufB gene encoding Fe-S cluster assembly protein SufB, producing the protein MTITSDQAGTSGSTSATAAPESLTQEQTIESLGNYAFGWSDPDAAGQAARRGLNEDVVRDISEKKNEPAWMLENRLKALRIFDRKPLPGWGADLSGIDFDNIKYFVRSTEEQATSWDDLPEDIRNTYDRLGIPEAEKQAMIGGVTAQYESEVVYHQIRTDLEEKGVIFTDTDTGLREYPELFQQYFGTVIPAGDNKFSALNTSVWSGGSFVYVPPGVHVDIPLQAYFRINTENMGQFERTLIIVDEDAYVHYVEGCTAPVYSSDSLHSAVVEIVVKKGGRCRYTTIQNWSNNVYNLVTKRTRAEEGATMEWVDGNIGSKVTMKYPAVWMTGEHAHGSVLSVAFAGADQHQDTGAKMLHLAPHTSSNIVSKSVARSGGRSSYRGLVQVNKGAYGSRSNVECDALLVDQISRSDTYPYNDIREDEVTLGHEATVSKVSDDQLFYLMSRGMTEEEAMAMVVRGFVEPIAKELPMEYALELNRLIELQMEGAVG; encoded by the coding sequence ATGACCATCACGTCGGACCAGGCAGGTACGTCGGGCAGCACGTCGGCGACGGCCGCGCCCGAATCGCTCACGCAGGAGCAGACCATCGAGTCGCTGGGCAACTACGCCTTCGGCTGGTCGGATCCCGACGCGGCCGGCCAGGCGGCCCGCCGCGGCCTGAACGAGGACGTGGTCCGCGACATCTCCGAGAAGAAGAACGAGCCCGCCTGGATGCTGGAGAACCGGCTCAAGGCGCTGCGCATCTTCGACCGCAAGCCGTTGCCGGGTTGGGGCGCCGACCTCAGCGGCATCGACTTCGACAACATCAAGTACTTCGTGCGCTCCACGGAGGAGCAGGCGACCTCCTGGGACGACCTGCCCGAGGACATCCGCAACACCTACGACCGGCTCGGCATCCCCGAGGCCGAGAAGCAGGCGATGATCGGCGGCGTCACCGCCCAGTACGAGTCCGAGGTGGTCTACCACCAGATCCGTACGGATCTGGAGGAGAAGGGCGTCATCTTCACCGACACCGACACCGGTCTGCGCGAGTACCCGGAGCTGTTCCAGCAGTACTTCGGCACCGTGATCCCCGCGGGCGACAACAAGTTCTCGGCGCTCAACACCTCGGTGTGGTCCGGCGGGTCGTTCGTCTACGTGCCGCCGGGCGTGCACGTGGACATCCCGCTGCAGGCCTACTTCCGGATCAACACCGAGAACATGGGCCAGTTCGAGCGCACCCTCATCATCGTCGACGAGGACGCCTACGTGCATTACGTCGAGGGCTGCACCGCGCCGGTGTACAGCTCGGATTCGCTGCACTCGGCCGTGGTGGAGATCGTCGTGAAGAAGGGCGGCCGCTGCCGCTACACGACCATCCAGAACTGGTCCAACAACGTCTACAACCTCGTCACCAAGCGCACGCGCGCCGAAGAGGGCGCCACCATGGAGTGGGTCGACGGCAACATCGGCTCCAAGGTGACGATGAAGTACCCGGCGGTGTGGATGACCGGCGAGCACGCGCACGGCTCGGTGCTGTCGGTGGCCTTCGCCGGGGCCGACCAGCACCAGGACACCGGCGCCAAGATGCTCCACCTGGCGCCGCACACCTCGTCGAACATCGTCAGTAAGTCCGTGGCGCGCAGCGGCGGGCGATCCTCCTACCGCGGCCTGGTGCAGGTGAACAAGGGCGCCTACGGCTCGCGGTCCAACGTGGAATGCGATGCGCTGCTGGTAGACCAGATAAGCCGTTCGGACACGTATCCGTACAACGACATCCGCGAGGACGAGGTCACCCTGGGCCACGAGGCGACGGTCTCGAAGGTCAGCGACGACCAGCTGTTCTACCTCATGAGCCGCGGCATGACCGAGGAAGAGGCCATGGCGATGGTGGTGCGCGGCTTCGTCGAGCCCATCGCCAAGGAGCTGCCCATGGAATACGCGCTCGAACTCAATCGACTCATCGAACTGCAGATGGAAGGGGCAGTGGGATAG